DNA sequence from the Deltaproteobacteria bacterium genome:
CTAGTCATCAGTTCAGCCCAGTCAGAATTTCCACAAAGGAGTACAAGAAATGTCAGAGGGAACCATTGATCAGTTGCGAGATGCTATTATGGCCCTCGAGCCGGACAGAGCCAGGGACGCAGCAATGCAGGGCATAGAGGAAGGAGTTGATCCACTGGAGATGATAAACCAGGGAATCAGGTATGCTCTGGACCAGATGGGTGAGCGCTTCGCCTCCGGCAACCTGTTTTTGCCTGAACTCATGCTGGCAGCACAGGCTGCAGATGCTGCCGTGCAGATCCTGGAGCCCGAGCTCTTGAAACGTGGTGCCAGCAGCGACCAACTCGGCAAGGTGCTGCTGGCAACTGTCAAAGGGGACATCCACGATATCGGCAAGAACATAGTGGCCCTCCTGATGAAGGCTGCAGGGTTTGCTGTGGTGGACCTTGGCGTGGACAGAACCAGCGAAGATATCTTGGCGGCAGCCAGAGAGCATCAGGTTGATGTGATTGGCCTTTCAGCGCTGCTTACTACTACTATGCCGCGGATGAAAGAATTTGTGGAACTGCTCGAAGAAACTAGCGTCCGGCACCATTTCAAAATCATTGTTGGCGGGGCACCAGTCACCCAGGAGTTTGCGGACGCCATTGGTGCTGATGGTTACGGAGCCGACGCCAGCCGGGCTGTTGAACTCACCAGGAGACTGATTGCTTGATCAACATGGCCTACGGATTAGGAATAGATGCCGGCGGCACTTATACTGATGTGGTGCTGCTCGAGTTCGCCAGCGGTCAAGTGGTGGTGGCTGACAAAGCCCCCACTACCAGAGCCGACCCTGCTCTTGGCATCCGTGCCGGTCTGGCCAGAATAGACGCAGAACTCCTTTCCCAGGTTAGTATGGTCTCCCTGGCCACTACCTTTGCCACCAATGCCATTGTAGAAGATATGGGTGCCGAGGCGGGCCTGATTCTCATTGGCTATGATGAGCGGCCACCTGAGATTCCGGAGACAACAGCGGTACTTATGGTCGGTGGCGGCCACCGTGTCACTGGCGAGCAAAAGTCAGCCCTGGACATCCAGTATCTCGAGGAAAACCTCGAGACGTTCGCAAGAGGTTTGGCTGCGGTTGCTGTGGCCGGTTTTTTTTCGGTGCGCAATCCTGAACATGAAATAAGGGTGGCCGAGCTCGTCCACTCTCGATTCGGCTTGCCAGTGGTGCAGGGGCACCAGCTCTCTTTGCAGTTGAACGCCATGAAAAGGGCGACTACTGCCTGGTGGAATGCACGTCTCATACCTCTCATTGGCAAGCTCATACTGGCTACCACAGAGGTGCTCGGAGATATGGGCGTAACTGCTCCCCTCATGGTGGTTCGCGGTGATGGCACCCTGATGTCTGCTGATACTGCTGAGTCTAGACCTGTGGATACTTTGCTTTCAGGCCCAGCAGCAAGCATCCTGGGAGCGAAGCACCTTGCCGGCATTGACAACGCCCTCATAGTAGATATGGGCGGAACTACCACAGACATGGCGGCGCTGTGCGGTGGCAGGGTCGTTGTTGATCCGCTGGGGGCAAAGGTAGGCAGGTGGGAGACTCTTGTGCAAGCCGCCAGAGTGAAAACTGTAGGCATCGGCGGTGACAGCATAGTCTCTATCAATGGCGGCAGACAACTACAGGTGGGACCTCGGCGAGTTGTGCCTCTTTGTATTTTTGTGCAACGTCATCCTGAAGTGCTTGCCATGCTGCAGACAATTCAACGCCGCATGTCAGCAACGCCATACCGAAACATCAATCCTTGTTCTTTCTATGCAAATACAGGTGGACACAGTGCAAACGATGATGAGTTTCTAGCATCACTCACTGCAAGACCAGTGAGTGAGTTTCTACGACAAGGAGACTCCTGCAAATGGCCTGCCACCTGGAGGCTGGAACGATTGGAACAAAGAGGCCTGGTGGAGCGCAGTTCACTCACTCCCACAGATATTTGCGTTGCCACAGGAGGGTTGGAACTAGGCAACAAGAAAGCAGCTCAATCAGGACTTGCTGTTTTCTCCCGATTCTTGGGAATGACAGAGGCGGCTCTTGCCGAGGCTGTAAGAAGAGAGATCTGCAGGCAGCTCTGCCTCCAGGCAGTATCTTTCCTGGAGGGAGGTGATGATACAGTACTGTCAAAGTTTGTCAATCGCTGGTTCCAACAAGCAGGACAGCCCGCAGGCAGTGTCAGATTGAATGTCGACATGTCACTTTCTGCGCCTGTCATTGGAGCAGGTGCGCCTGCTGCCTCTTTCTTGCCAGCGACCTTTCGTCGACTCCATACTGATTGCCTTCTACCACGAAATTACCAGGTATCAGTGGCTGTTGGCGCTGTGGTGGGGATGGTAGACTTCACCCTTGTGGGCACCATAAGACGAACACCGTCCAGGAGATACACCCTGTATACCGCAGCCGGCAGGGAAGACTTTGACACCTTCGAAGAATCTTTGCAACAGGGAAGAGAACGGCTCGAGAATTTGGCATGGCAGCGAATGCTGCGCAACCGTGTGAGGGCGCCCCAGCTGGAATTTCAGACAGTGGACAAGAAAGTTCCTAGTGGGCACGGCGATGAAGTCTACCTGGAAACTGAGCTGCGACTGCGGGCCTGGGGCAGGCCAAACGTGGAGGAACAGGAAGGTGAAGCAGGCGAGTAGTTTGCTGGGCTGTTTGTTGCTGAGAATTCTAGCAGATTTGGACCGATAGGGTAGCGCTGGATGACAAAAAAGAAAGGAGTCAGGGTTGCCTTCCTGACTCCTAGATTCTTGGCAGTCCCAACGGGACTCGAACCCGTGTCTTCGGCGTGAGAGGCCGATATCCTAGACCGCTAGACGATGGGACCTGTACTGCCTAGATGCAGTTCTGTGTTTGGCTGGGGGACGAGGATTCGAACCTCGGTAGCATGATCCAGAGTCATGCGTCCTGCCGCTAGACGATCCCCCAACAGCGCAAAAACCTTAAACGAACCTGGCGGGCAAGTCAAGTCAAAATCGCCGCAAATGTGTGCCCATTGCCTCTGTAATGATCTCATGGATCCGCCTGTTGACATCTCTGGGCGGTGGTTTCATTTCACCTAGTGAAAAGGTATACTCCATACAAAAGTCTAGGGAAAAGTGCTTGACAAATAGACGCCTTTTCTTATACTTACCAGTTCACTGTTTACGAGGTAGCAAGGGCAGGTGACCTTTGATTGTCAGAATAGACGAGT
Encoded proteins:
- a CDS encoding cobalamin-dependent protein (Presence of a B(12) (cobalamin)-binding domain implies dependence on cobalamin itself, in one of its several forms, or in some unusual lineages, dependence on a cobalamin-like analog.); translated protein: MSEGTIDQLRDAIMALEPDRARDAAMQGIEEGVDPLEMINQGIRYALDQMGERFASGNLFLPELMLAAQAADAAVQILEPELLKRGASSDQLGKVLLATVKGDIHDIGKNIVALLMKAAGFAVVDLGVDRTSEDILAAAREHQVDVIGLSALLTTTMPRMKEFVELLEETSVRHHFKIIVGGAPVTQEFADAIGADGYGADASRAVELTRRLIA
- a CDS encoding hydantoinase/oxoprolinase family protein encodes the protein MINMAYGLGIDAGGTYTDVVLLEFASGQVVVADKAPTTRADPALGIRAGLARIDAELLSQVSMVSLATTFATNAIVEDMGAEAGLILIGYDERPPEIPETTAVLMVGGGHRVTGEQKSALDIQYLEENLETFARGLAAVAVAGFFSVRNPEHEIRVAELVHSRFGLPVVQGHQLSLQLNAMKRATTAWWNARLIPLIGKLILATTEVLGDMGVTAPLMVVRGDGTLMSADTAESRPVDTLLSGPAASILGAKHLAGIDNALIVDMGGTTTDMAALCGGRVVVDPLGAKVGRWETLVQAARVKTVGIGGDSIVSINGGRQLQVGPRRVVPLCIFVQRHPEVLAMLQTIQRRMSATPYRNINPCSFYANTGGHSANDDEFLASLTARPVSEFLRQGDSCKWPATWRLERLEQRGLVERSSLTPTDICVATGGLELGNKKAAQSGLAVFSRFLGMTEAALAEAVRREICRQLCLQAVSFLEGGDDTVLSKFVNRWFQQAGQPAGSVRLNVDMSLSAPVIGAGAPAASFLPATFRRLHTDCLLPRNYQVSVAVGAVVGMVDFTLVGTIRRTPSRRYTLYTAAGREDFDTFEESLQQGRERLENLAWQRMLRNRVRAPQLEFQTVDKKVPSGHGDEVYLETELRLRAWGRPNVEEQEGEAGE